A window of the Zeugodacus cucurbitae isolate PBARC_wt_2022May chromosome 2, idZeuCucr1.2, whole genome shotgun sequence genome harbors these coding sequences:
- the LOC128921569 gene encoding uncharacterized protein LOC128921569: MEYKAVIECKRTDTCSNAKKDVAWKRIEEDFNSQCPSGCHRSEKTLKKKYLILKREVKKRAADDKRYLYLTGGGPTTKEMLIEFDEKLLNVLHEKQVSGMQSVYGNDVIANP, encoded by the exons TATAAAGCTGTCATCGAATGCAAGCGGACGGACACTTGCTCGAACGCTAAAAAAGACGTCGCATGGAAGCGCATCGAAGAGGATTTTAATTCACAGTGTCCATCTGGCTGCCATCGCAGTGAAAAAACATTGAAGAAAAAGTATCTTATTCTGAAAAGAGAGGTTAAAAAGCGAGCTGCAGATGATAAAAGATATCTTTATTTAACTGGAGGAGGACCCACAACAAAGGAAATGTTAATTGAATTTGATGAAAAGCTTTTGAATGTGTTGCATGAGAAGCAAGTTAGTGGCATGCAGAGTGTGTATGGCAATGATGTAATTGCA AATCCGTGA